The nucleotide sequence GGTGCTTGCTGTTCATGTCTGCCAGTATCGCCATTAGCTCCCAGGATTCTCTCAAGGGGTGCTTGGTTAAAGTTAAACCATGTGCGGCCAGTATTCTGCTTTGACCTCAACTCACCGTTGGATCTAGTACTGCTATCATGTGGATCGGCCCCTGTCATTATCAGCATTTTCCAAACTTCCTTGATCTTGCACCGTTTGCCTGAATCCATCTCTCCGTCAGGTTGCTCGTAGGCCTTCCCGGGCTCCTTTTTTGATTTAACCTGATGTCCTGCCACGATTACAGATAATAATGTTCTGGTCAGGCCTGTCGATCGGCACTGTTCTGTTCGTCTTCCCTCACCAAGTTTTCCAGGCCCAAGGTGCCTGGCCACCATACAGAAAATTCCAgggtttttattttttgaaaaggaggatacaCCCAGAAAATTCCAGGTTTAGCTTGTTCAGTTGTGGTGTGGGAATATGTGAGTACCTCCTAGTCGTCCCGTCTGTATAACTATCGTTTCCTTGACTTTGTCCAAGGAGGATATCATGTTTGTTAGAGGCGACAGTCCTGGCATAAAAAGAGTTATACATTGAAAACCAAGCTGGTGTTGGCTGAAAATTCAGTTTTGCCCTGCATTTCTTAATGGAAAGCTGATCCGACTCAAGCTGATCGATGAAAAACAACTGTTTTCCCAAGGATAACCGATGATGAAAATCTGAACCAACACACTGCACAACTTTTTGTATGGCAGTACTGAATGATTtgcaatgaaaaaagaaaaaagaacaccAACACATCGGTCATGAGACAAGTGACTTTTTTCAAGGATATCTGATGCTGTAAAACTGAACACACTGCAGAATTTTTTGTATAACCACGCATGGCGGTATAGAAAGATTTGCAATGCTAGGGAAAGAAATTATGCCGCATCGACAATACGGTGTGACTAGTGACCTTGACAGTTTACTGGTAAATCATGCTAATTCAGTTATCAGTAATGTCCAATTATATGGCCACAGCTGATATACAAAACGAGGCAATACACTAATCTGGACAATGCTGGTGCATGGTACACAGCATTAGTGTTGTTCGAAGCAAGTTGGATATTTTATTCCCTACGGTGTTGGCCTGCAGTAGGTTTAATTAGCGGCTGTAGGCCTTCCAACCTTCAGTTGATGATCCCCTCCATGCTTTACTATGCCCGCCAGGCACAGATCCCTGTAAAAGTTGTCGGGAGATGTGTATGCTGAACATAGATTCGGCTGGACCATGGCTCCAAAGAACATTTTCGTTTGATTGAAATATTTCAGACACATGACAAGGAATTAATGAGCACCCCTCTAAGCAATGGATGTGTACTGATGTTGATGTACTCTCTTCAATCCTAGCAGTTTTTCTCCTTAATTCCATGATATTGTGTCCTAATTCTAATTACGTGTCTGTCTGAAGAGAAATTCACTAATACTTCATATCAATTTGACTTATAGTATACTCATTTTTATTTCAAATTCTTTGAACAACAGAATGGGGAGCACCGACGAGACTGGGACTCCCTATGGCGAGTACACCTATGCTGAGCTGGAGAGGGAGCTGTACTGGCCATCCGAGAAGCTGAGGATCTCGGTTACTGGAGCTGGTGGTTTCATTGGATCCCATATCGCTCGCCGCCTGAAGAGTGAGGGGCACTACATCATTGCCTCTGACTGGAAGAAGAACGAGCATATGACCGAGGACATGTTCTGCCATGAGTTCCACCTTGCTGACCTCAGGGTCATGGACAACTGCCTTAAGGTTACCACCAACGTCGACCATGTCTTCAATCTCGCTGCTGATATGGGAGGCATGGGCTTCATTCAGTCCAACCACTCTGTTATCATGTACAACAACACCATGATCAGCTTCAACATGCTTGAGGCCGGGCGTATCAACGGCGTGAAGAGGTTTGTAACTTCGTTTACCTATCTGGCTGAAGTGCGCTATGGGCTCGTCTAGAGATAAATCTAAATTTTTGTACCAAGTCTATTGGAAGTGGTTTATTTGGAATTCAGAAATTACTTTAAAAGCTTCCTCAGGCAAGAGTGATAAAACCTGGAGTAGACATTTAATGTGCATGGTGGTCTTTAGAATCTTTTGTTAAAGATGCTTGCATTTGACAAATATATTCATTAGTGGCATATCCAGATCTGTTTCTTGTCGAGTTGATATTTGACACTACCAAACTGAACTTAAGAAAACAGTAGTGCTGCTACGATATCAGAATTAACTCTGTTTTCCTTTCGAATTGTTTCAAGAACATGTCTACTTTGCAAGTACATTGCCTCAAATCCACATAACTTACGTATCCTGCATTGATTCGATTTTGTTTTTCTCTGGTCCTGCAGGTTCTTCTATGCCTCGAGCGCATGCATCTACCCTGAATTCAAACAGCTTGAGACAAATGTGAGCTTGAAGGAAGCTGATGCCTGGCCTGCTGAGGTGAGTTCATAGGAAATTGATGCCATTTTGTATTATACTCAGATGTGTTAAAACATCCAGATTTTAACTTTCCTTTATTAATGTACTATCATTCAGCCACAAGATGCCTATGGCTTGGAGAAGCTCGCGACCGAGGAGCTGTGCAAGCACTACACCAAGGACTTTGACATCGAGTGCCGTATTGGCCGTTTTCACAACATTTACGGTCCCTTTGGAACATGGAAAGGTAAACCCACAAGCTCGATCATAATGTCACCCTGAGGCAAAATAATTCAACTGTGCAATTTGTTAGGCGGTCGCGAGAAGGCACCAGCTGCCTTCTGTAGAAAGGCTCAGACCTCCACCGAACAGTTCGAGATGTGGGGTGATGGTCTCCAGACTCGATCGTTCACTTTTATCGACGAGTGCGTCGAGGGTGTTCTGAGGTATATAGCTACCCGTCACATTGTCCACATTGTAGCAGACAGAACTACATTTTTTTAGCTGATAAAGGGAATATTATTAATATGAAGAAGATATCAACTAAACACTACTGCCTTGGCAGAAATGATAAACCAACACATTGACACATACTGTACTTTGTAGATTGACAAAGTCGGACTTCTGCGAGCCCGTGAACATCGGAAGCGATGAAATGGTGAGCATGAACGAGATGGCTGAGATTGTTCTCGGCTTCGAGGACAAGAAGCTGCCCATCCACCACATCCCTGGTCCAGAGGGTGTCCGTGGCCGCAACTCTGACAACACCCTCATCAAGGAGAAGCTTGGGTGGGCCCCCACAATGAGGCTCAAGGTAATGTAGCATAACTGTCAAATACCTGACGATTCCAACCCCACATGACAATAACACCTGAAGCTCTTTACATTAGCACAGATGCAGGCTGGTCCTGTTTTGATGGCTTCAGTAAAATCCTTGCGAAGTCGAAGATAATTAGTAACAATACCTCTGAATTTTGGTGCAGGATGGCCTAAGGTTCACCTACTTCTGGATCAAGGAGCAGATTGAGAAGGAGAGGACCGAGGGGAAGGACGTCGCCCTGTATGGATCGTCCAAGGTGGTGTCCACACAGGCGCCCGTGCAGCTGGGCTCCCTCCGCGCGGCTGACGGCAAGGAGTAAACAAGTATGCAGATCAACGCCAGGCCTATTATGCGCCACTGCCCATCGATCGGAGCCTTCCTTGCAAAGACATTCAGAGAGAATAGCACAGCCTGTCCTACCTACCCCATGCGCGATTTTTAGCAGATTCTAGTGCTCCTATTCATTGTCGCCCCCGTCAATTATTATCTTTGTGTCACCGAATTCCTGGTATACCGAACTTTTGATTGGATGAAGAATAAGATCCCCTTTTCTATTTGAAGCTGAGCTGTATTGTGTGTTTTGTTGTCCAGATCTGGCCATCTGGTCAAACAATTGGTCACTAGATGACTTGTTGCGCCATGGATCGACAATAATAACCAAAACATATGTGCTTAGTGAAACCCACCGAATGACCGAAACCAAAGTAAGCTAACACATGAAGTGGCAGTAGGCCGGCTTAAATGTTCTTCATGTATTTATAGACCAATAGATAAATATAGTAGCTCAATTGAAGAGGTGAACAGGACTGAATAGAAGCTCTGAAGAACTCACTCACAGAGCAAACAAGCTACTGGTACTGGCGCAAGTAGCTGTAATTGCTACATAATTTGTTAGCCTATTAACTTCCAATTAATCTGCAAGTGCATCTTAATAGATTAGGCTGCAAACCAAGGCTCGCAGTCCTTATAGCAAGCATGGCGTCATACAAAATTGGGGCTGAATCAAAAATAATTCATCACAATGCAGTTACAATCTATGAAGGACGATGAGAAAACTTATTTTTACAAAGGAATCATAACAATAGCGAGGATTGGCCAAACTAAAATTATCGCCTCAAGCAGTGGATCATCATCATCAGACCTGAACCCCTTTTCATTGCAGAGTTAAGTCTGCCCAGATAATCCTATGCCCCTTGGCTTTCATGGATACACAATGGAGAGGTGTATCAGTAGCAAAGAGGAAGAGCCAAGCGGCTGATACATCGCTTTCCGGCATACAGTTCACACACCACGACTACAACGACACAAACAACTCGCCTAGTCGAACCTCAAGCCACAAATGGCGACGAGGCATGGTTCAGACACAAGATATCCGGTCAACTGAGGTGCATACCACAAATATATCAGCTCATCAGCTAATGAATATGATCTTCTCGGAGAAAAGCCAAGAAAACAGTGTGGAGGCAGCAAAGCTTACCTTAGttctttttttgcgagaaaatttccaatctattcatcttcaatcatggcagtacaacaaataccagaaataataaaaattacatccagatccgtagaccacctagcgacaactaccagcactgaagcgagccgaaggcgcgccgccgtcatcgcccctccatcgccggagtcgggcacaacttgttgtagtagacagtcgggaagtcgtcgtgctaaggccccgtaggaccagcgcaccagaacggcaaccgccgcagatgaagaataacgtagatcagaaaaatccaatccgaagacacacgaacgtggacgaacaacgacgagatccgagcaaatccaccaaagatagacccgccggagacacacctccacacgcccaccaacgatgctagacgcatcgccggaacgggggctaggcggggagacctttattccatcttcagggagccgccgccgtc is from Triticum aestivum cultivar Chinese Spring chromosome 1B, IWGSC CS RefSeq v2.1, whole genome shotgun sequence and encodes:
- the LOC123146299 gene encoding GDP-mannose 3,5-epimerase 1 → MGLAIGAADGNVQPSQTHVPSLLLLYLSCLVPSSVSTLHLPTHHPTLWRGDFPYITRSRSREVHPSIHPGPHTAASPPLSPSRQLHEKKVDHATAAAAAAVIAGSASFPPPTVPTTPARMGSTDETGTPYGEYTYAELERELYWPSEKLRISVTGAGGFIGSHIARRLKSEGHYIIASDWKKNEHMTEDMFCHEFHLADLRVMDNCLKVTTNVDHVFNLAADMGGMGFIQSNHSVIMYNNTMISFNMLEAGRINGVKRFFYASSACIYPEFKQLETNVSLKEADAWPAEPQDAYGLEKLATEELCKHYTKDFDIECRIGRFHNIYGPFGTWKGGREKAPAAFCRKAQTSTEQFEMWGDGLQTRSFTFIDECVEGVLRLTKSDFCEPVNIGSDEMVSMNEMAEIVLGFEDKKLPIHHIPGPEGVRGRNSDNTLIKEKLGWAPTMRLKDGLRFTYFWIKEQIEKERTEGKDVALYGSSKVVSTQAPVQLGSLRAADGKE